In the genome of Rhodoferax fermentans, one region contains:
- a CDS encoding type I restriction-modification system subunit M produces the protein MATQNTNLSSFIWSVADLLRGDYKQSEYGKVILPFTVLRRLDCVLDPTKADVLTEKARREKAGLNPEPFLLRVTNTYFYNTSDLDLKKLMGDPDHIGENLRAYLQAFSPAVRDIFESFEFHTQIDKLAKSGLLYMVTEKFATIDLHPNNVSNAEMGAVFEELIRKFAELSNETAGEHFTPREVIRLMVNLLFIEDDQALTKPGVVRSLYDPTAGTGGMLSVAGEHLGQLNPDARLVMYGQELNPESYAICKADMLIKGQDIANIIFGNTLSNDGLPGKVFDYALSNPPFGVEWKKIEVLIRKEAETMGDHGRFGPGLPRVSDGSLLFLLHLIAKMRPAKDGGSRFGIVLNGSPLFTGGAGSGESEIRRYVLESDLVEAIIALPTDMFYNTGISTYVWIVSNRKPAARKGKVQLIDASSFWQKMRKSLGSKRKELSPEHIEDITRLFGDFQEVSRTVDGSPVPISRIFDNDAFGYHTITVERPERDAQGQVVLGSKGKNKGKPVADASLRDTENVPLSQDIGEYFKREVLPHAPDAWIDTDKTKVGYEIPFNRHFYVFKPPRPLAEIDAELKGVTDRILSMIQGLSA, from the coding sequence ATGGCCACCCAGAACACCAACCTGTCTTCCTTCATCTGGTCGGTTGCCGACCTGCTGCGTGGTGATTACAAACAATCCGAATACGGCAAGGTCATCCTGCCTTTCACCGTGTTGCGCCGCCTGGACTGTGTGCTGGACCCCACCAAGGCCGATGTCCTGACTGAGAAAGCACGGCGCGAAAAAGCGGGCCTGAACCCCGAGCCGTTTTTGCTGCGGGTGACAAACACCTACTTCTACAACACCTCGGACCTTGACCTCAAAAAGCTCATGGGGGACCCCGACCACATTGGTGAAAACCTGCGCGCCTACCTGCAGGCCTTCAGCCCGGCGGTGCGTGACATTTTTGAGAGTTTTGAGTTCCACACGCAGATCGACAAGCTGGCCAAGTCTGGCCTGCTCTACATGGTCACCGAGAAATTCGCCACCATCGACCTGCACCCCAACAACGTCAGCAATGCCGAAATGGGCGCGGTGTTTGAGGAACTGATCCGCAAGTTTGCCGAACTCTCCAACGAGACCGCCGGTGAACACTTCACCCCGCGTGAGGTCATCCGCCTGATGGTCAACCTGCTGTTCATCGAAGACGACCAGGCCCTGACCAAACCCGGCGTGGTGCGCAGCCTGTACGACCCCACGGCGGGCACCGGCGGCATGCTCAGCGTAGCCGGTGAACACTTGGGCCAACTCAACCCCGATGCACGCTTGGTGATGTACGGCCAGGAACTCAACCCCGAGTCTTACGCCATCTGCAAGGCCGACATGCTGATCAAAGGCCAGGACATTGCCAACATCATCTTTGGCAACACCTTGTCCAACGACGGCCTGCCCGGCAAGGTCTTTGACTACGCCCTGAGCAACCCGCCTTTTGGTGTCGAGTGGAAAAAAATCGAGGTGCTGATCCGCAAAGAAGCCGAAACCATGGGTGACCACGGCCGTTTTGGCCCCGGCCTGCCGCGTGTGAGCGACGGCTCGCTCCTGTTTTTGCTGCACCTGATCGCCAAGATGCGCCCCGCCAAAGACGGTGGCAGCCGTTTTGGCATTGTGCTCAACGGCTCGCCGCTGTTCACCGGCGGCGCCGGCAGTGGCGAGAGTGAAATCCGCCGCTACGTGCTGGAGAGCGACCTGGTGGAGGCCATCATCGCCCTGCCCACCGACATGTTCTACAACACCGGCATCAGCACCTATGTCTGGATCGTCAGCAACCGCAAACCCGCCGCACGCAAAGGCAAGGTGCAGCTGATAGACGCCAGCAGCTTCTGGCAGAAGATGCGCAAAAGCCTGGGCTCCAAACGCAAAGAACTCAGCCCCGAACACATCGAGGACATCACCCGCCTGTTTGGTGACTTCCAGGAAGTCAGCCGCACGGTGGACGGCAGCCCGGTGCCGATCAGCCGCATTTTTGACAACGACGCCTTTGGTTACCACACCATCACCGTCGAGCGGCCCGAGCGTGATGCACAGGGCCAAGTGGTGCTGGGCAGCAAAGGCAAAAACAAAGGCAAACCGGTGGCGGATGCCAGCCTGCGCGACACCGAAAACGTGCCGCTGAGCCAGGACATTGGTGAGTATTTCAAGCGCGAGGTCTTGCCACACGCGCCAGACGCCTGGATCGACACCGACAAAACCAAGGTGGGTTACGAGATCCCGTTCAACCGGCACTTTTACGTGTTCAAACCACCACGCCCGTTGGCCGAGATTGATGCGGAGTTAAAAGGGGTGACTGACCGCATCCTGAGCATGATCCAAGGACTCAGCGCATGA
- a CDS encoding PDDEXK nuclease domain-containing protein, with protein MNNLPSTTPEDGFAPVIALIQAARGRAYQAVNTTLIDLYWQIGEHISRKIAAAEWGDGVVDQLAAYIAHTQPGLRGFTRPNLFRMRQFFETYQGETKISALLRQLPWTHNLIILSQSKRPEEREFYLRMALQENWSKRELERQLKAALFERVVLSPAKVSPVVRQSHPQALQVFKDAYMVEFLGLPEGHSERDLHQGLLAKLKGFLIELGRDFCFVGSEFPVQVGGRDFALDLLFFHRGLNCLVAIELKVGRFEPEYLGKLSFYLEALDRDAKKPHENPAIGVLLCASKDDEVVEYALSRTASPALIAAYATQLPDKALLQSKLHEFYLQDAGDAADAGEDL; from the coding sequence ATGAACAATCTGCCCAGCACAACACCCGAAGACGGTTTTGCGCCCGTCATCGCGCTGATCCAGGCTGCCCGCGGGCGGGCCTACCAGGCCGTCAACACCACACTGATTGACCTGTACTGGCAGATTGGTGAACACATCAGCCGCAAGATCGCCGCCGCCGAGTGGGGCGACGGCGTGGTGGACCAGTTGGCGGCCTATATCGCCCACACCCAGCCCGGACTGCGCGGCTTCACCCGCCCCAACCTGTTCCGCATGCGGCAGTTTTTTGAGACCTACCAGGGCGAAACAAAAATCTCGGCGCTGCTGAGACAACTACCGTGGACGCACAACCTCATCATCCTCAGCCAGAGCAAACGCCCAGAAGAACGTGAGTTTTACCTGCGCATGGCCTTGCAGGAAAACTGGAGCAAGCGCGAACTGGAGCGTCAGCTCAAAGCCGCTTTGTTTGAACGCGTGGTGCTCAGCCCCGCAAAAGTCTCACCAGTGGTGAGACAAAGCCATCCGCAGGCGCTGCAAGTCTTCAAAGACGCTTACATGGTCGAATTTCTGGGCCTACCCGAGGGCCACAGCGAACGCGACCTGCACCAGGGTTTGCTGGCCAAACTCAAGGGCTTCTTGATCGAACTGGGCCGCGACTTTTGTTTTGTCGGCTCGGAGTTCCCGGTGCAAGTGGGTGGGCGTGATTTTGCGCTGGACCTGCTGTTCTTTCACCGTGGTCTGAACTGCCTGGTGGCGATTGAACTCAAGGTGGGGCGTTTTGAGCCCGAATACCTTGGCAAGTTATCGTTTTATCTGGAGGCCTTGGACCGCGACGCCAAAAAGCCGCATGAAAACCCGGCCATCGGTGTGCTGCTGTGCGCCAGCAAAGACGACGAGGTCGTCGAATACGCCCTAAGCCGCACCGCATCACCCGCACTCATTGCCGCCTACGCCACGCAACTGCCCGACAAGGCCCTGCTGCAAAGCAAATTACATGAGTTTTACCTGCAGGATGCGGGCGACGCAGCCGATGCCGGAGAGGACTTATGA
- a CDS encoding restriction endonuclease subunit S — protein MSFPRYPAYKDSGVEWLGEVPGHWASVPLKTIIDQIESGVSVNAVDTPATADESGVLKTSCVYHGDFDASENKAVVQNEYDRLACPVTANTLIVSRMNTPDLVGAAGLVRLSQPHLFLPDRLWQVHFRDSDPRYVHYWTRTPSYRAQVQVVCAGTSSSMQNLSQEDFRSFLITRPPLSEQSQIAAFLDRETAKIDALVTEQRRLMELLKEKRQAVISHAVTRGLNPEAPMKPSGIEWLGDVPEHWEVLKLKFLCEIQTGDKDTENAVDNGIYPFFVRSQTVERINSMSFDCEAILTAGDGVGVGKVFHYHNGPFDFHQRVYMMNNFKNVSGPYLFHFFRENFYKVALEGGAKSTVDSLRRPMFMNFTVCVPTKAEQAAIVVEIEKTATQFDTLTTEAQHAIDLLQERRTALISAAVTGQIDVRSAV, from the coding sequence ATGAGTTTTCCGCGGTATCCGGCCTACAAGGACAGTGGTGTGGAATGGTTGGGGGAGGTGCCGGGGCATTGGGCATCTGTTCCTTTGAAAACGATCATTGACCAAATTGAATCCGGCGTGAGTGTCAACGCAGTTGATACACCTGCCACAGCAGATGAATCAGGTGTTCTCAAGACAAGTTGTGTTTATCACGGCGATTTTGACGCCTCAGAGAACAAGGCCGTTGTGCAGAATGAGTACGACCGACTGGCTTGTCCCGTGACCGCTAACACGCTGATTGTTAGCCGAATGAACACGCCCGATCTGGTCGGTGCAGCTGGTTTGGTTCGCCTGAGCCAGCCACATCTATTCTTGCCGGATAGGTTGTGGCAAGTCCACTTTCGAGACTCAGACCCCCGATATGTCCACTATTGGACCCGGACACCGTCCTATCGTGCGCAAGTTCAAGTTGTCTGTGCTGGCACAAGCTCAAGCATGCAAAACCTATCGCAAGAGGACTTCCGCAGCTTTCTCATTACCCGCCCGCCCCTGTCCGAACAAAGCCAAATCGCCGCCTTCCTGGACCGCGAAACCGCGAAGATTGATGCGCTGGTGACAGAGCAGCGGCGGTTGATGGAGCTACTGAAAGAAAAGCGTCAGGCCGTCATCTCCCACGCCGTCACCCGAGGCCTCAACCCCGAAGCCCCAATGAAGCCGTCCGGCATCGAATGGCTGGGGGATGTGCCGGAGCATTGGGAGGTGCTAAAACTCAAGTTTCTTTGTGAGATTCAGACGGGCGATAAAGATACTGAGAATGCAGTGGATAACGGTATATATCCGTTCTTCGTCCGTTCCCAAACGGTCGAACGAATTAATTCAATGTCTTTCGATTGCGAAGCGATCCTCACTGCGGGTGATGGCGTTGGCGTTGGGAAGGTCTTTCACTATCACAACGGCCCATTTGACTTCCACCAACGCGTCTACATGATGAATAACTTCAAGAATGTTTCAGGTCCTTACCTGTTCCACTTCTTCCGCGAAAACTTTTACAAAGTGGCACTTGAAGGTGGAGCCAAATCTACTGTTGACTCCTTGCGTCGCCCAATGTTCATGAACTTCACCGTCTGCGTTCCGACCAAAGCAGAGCAAGCCGCAATCGTGGTCGAGATTGAAAAAACTGCGACGCAGTTCGACACTCTCACCACCGAAGCCCAACACGCCATCGACCTGCTGCAAGAGCGCCGCACCGCGTTGATCTCCGCCGCCGTCACCGGCCAGATCGATGTGCGAAGCGCCGTGTAG
- a CDS encoding prevent-host-death protein yields the protein MPHISANDLKTKGISAIELALSTAPEAIVSVRGKDKFVVMDMAHYHYLRECELDAALAQTRADLAAGRAVQESPEAHLARLDAM from the coding sequence ATGCCCCACATCAGCGCCAACGACCTCAAAACCAAAGGTATTTCAGCCATTGAACTGGCCCTGAGCACGGCGCCTGAGGCGATTGTGTCGGTGCGTGGCAAAGACAAGTTTGTGGTGATGGACATGGCGCATTACCACTACCTGCGTGAATGTGAGCTGGACGCCGCGCTGGCCCAGACGCGCGCCGACCTGGCGGCAGGGCGCGCGGTGCAAGAGTCGCCCGAAGCGCACCTGGCGCGGCTGGACGCGATGTGA
- a CDS encoding type II toxin-antitoxin system YafQ family toxin: MPFALVFTEHYNRRAARFLKRHPDLRQQYLKTLQVLEANPAHPSLRLHPLRGKLDGLHSVSINLSYRITLELLIQDSQIIPVNVGDHDAVY, encoded by the coding sequence ATGCCTTTTGCACTGGTCTTCACCGAACACTACAACCGCCGGGCGGCACGTTTCTTAAAACGCCACCCCGACCTGCGCCAGCAATACCTCAAAACCCTGCAAGTGCTGGAGGCCAACCCGGCCCACCCGTCGCTGCGGCTGCACCCTTTGCGTGGCAAGCTGGACGGTCTGCATTCGGTGTCCATCAACTTGTCGTACCGGATCACGCTGGAGCTGTTGATTCAAGACAGCCAGATCATCCCGGTGAACGTGGGCGACCATGATGCGGTGTATTAA
- a CDS encoding type I restriction endonuclease subunit R, which translates to MSLHKEISFETEICQHLGSHGWLYAEGDAAAYDRNRALFPADVLAWVQTTQPKAWDTLVKNHGAKAEDTLLTRLRDQLDQRGTLDVLRHGVELLGLKAPLTLAQFKPALAINPDILARYAANRLRVVRQVRYSLFCENSIDLVLFLNGLPVATVELKTDFTQSINDAIDQYRFDRQPRPKGQAAEPLLLFPSGALIHFAVSNQEVAMVTKLAGPATVFLPFNLGDDGAAGNPVNPAGGHRTAYLWEQVWARESWLEILGRYLIARRDKKKQIEAIIFPRYHQLDVTRKLQAAVLNDGPGSKYLIQHSAGSGKTNSIAWTAHFLAELHNAAKKKVFDTVLVVSDRNVIDAQLQEALFDFQRISGVVATITNQDGSKSGKLAEALSGDKKIVVCTIQTFPFALEAVRKLAATQGKRFVVIADEAHSSQTGEAASKLKAVLSPEELQEINDGGEVSFEAVLASQMANRAEDGGITFVAFTATPKNKTLELFGTRPDPSRKPAPDNLPLPFHVYSMRQAIEEGFILDVLQNYTPYKLAFKLAHNGQEMDEREVERNAALKGIMGWVRLHPYNIAQKVEVVVEHFREFVSPLLQGKAKAMVVVGSRLEAVRWQLAVSKYVKERGYAIGTLVAFSGEVNDKTAGEEPFTENSKLLNPRLLGRDIREAFKGHEYQILLVANKFQTGFDQPLLCGMYVDKRLAGIQAVQTLSRLNRAHPGKDTTYVLDFVNDPDEVLAAFKTYHTTAELSATTDPNLVFNLRAKLDGAGHYDDFEVDRVVAVELNPNAKQSDLIKALEPVQDRLMKRYKAAQAALAAAKTHADASATKAAQDELDALVLFKGDMGAYLRLYTFLSQIFDYGNTGIEKRAIFFKRLLPLLEFGREREGIDLSKVVLTHHHLKDQGSRALPLSQGETPKLAPITEAGSGSVQEQQKVYMAELISKLNDLFGNDTSEQDQLRYVNGTLLGKVSESKTLQQQAANNSKEQFANSPDLHTEVQNAIIESYDAHTIMSTQALNSPIVLRGILDVLLNHSGLYETLRRRASLDPLSTH; encoded by the coding sequence ATGAGCCTGCACAAAGAGATCAGCTTCGAGACGGAAATTTGCCAACACCTGGGCAGCCACGGCTGGCTCTACGCTGAGGGTGACGCCGCAGCTTATGACCGCAACCGCGCCCTCTTCCCCGCCGATGTGCTGGCCTGGGTGCAAACCACACAGCCCAAAGCCTGGGACACCCTGGTCAAAAACCACGGCGCCAAGGCCGAAGACACCTTGCTCACCCGCCTGCGTGACCAGCTGGACCAGCGTGGCACGCTGGATGTGCTGCGCCACGGTGTGGAGTTGCTGGGCCTCAAAGCGCCGTTGACCCTGGCCCAATTCAAACCGGCGCTGGCCATCAACCCCGACATCCTGGCGCGCTATGCGGCCAACCGGCTGCGTGTAGTGCGCCAGGTGCGTTACTCGCTATTCTGTGAAAACAGCATCGACCTGGTGCTGTTTTTGAACGGCCTGCCGGTGGCCACGGTGGAACTCAAAACCGACTTCACCCAGAGCATCAACGACGCCATTGACCAGTACCGCTTTGACCGCCAGCCGCGGCCCAAGGGTCAGGCGGCGGAGCCCTTGTTGTTATTCCCTTCAGGCGCCTTGATCCACTTTGCGGTGAGCAACCAAGAGGTGGCGATGGTCACCAAGCTGGCTGGCCCGGCCACGGTGTTCCTGCCGTTTAACCTGGGGGATGACGGTGCCGCCGGTAACCCGGTGAACCCAGCTGGTGGCCACCGCACCGCCTACCTGTGGGAACAGGTCTGGGCGCGTGAGAGCTGGCTGGAGATTTTGGGCCGCTACCTGATCGCCCGGCGCGACAAGAAAAAGCAGATTGAGGCCATCATCTTCCCGCGCTACCACCAGCTGGACGTGACGCGCAAGCTGCAGGCGGCGGTGCTCAACGATGGGCCGGGCAGCAAATATCTGATCCAGCACAGCGCGGGCTCGGGCAAGACCAATTCGATTGCCTGGACCGCGCACTTTCTGGCCGAGTTGCATAACGCGGCCAAGAAGAAGGTGTTTGACACCGTGCTGGTGGTGTCAGACCGCAATGTGATTGACGCGCAGCTGCAGGAAGCGCTGTTTGACTTTCAGCGCATCAGCGGTGTGGTGGCCACCATCACCAACCAGGACGGCAGCAAAAGTGGCAAGCTGGCCGAGGCGCTGTCGGGTGACAAGAAAATTGTGGTCTGCACGATCCAGACCTTTCCGTTTGCGCTGGAGGCGGTGCGCAAGCTGGCCGCCACCCAAGGCAAACGGTTTGTCGTGATTGCCGACGAGGCGCACAGCTCCCAAACCGGTGAAGCCGCCAGCAAACTCAAAGCGGTGCTGAGCCCCGAAGAACTGCAAGAGATCAACGACGGTGGCGAGGTCAGCTTTGAGGCCGTTTTGGCCAGCCAGATGGCCAACCGTGCGGAGGACGGTGGCATCACCTTTGTGGCCTTCACCGCCACACCCAAGAACAAAACGCTGGAGCTGTTTGGCACCCGGCCCGACCCCAGCCGCAAACCGGCGCCCGACAACCTGCCGCTGCCGTTTCATGTGTACTCCATGCGCCAGGCGATTGAGGAAGGTTTTATTCTGGACGTGTTGCAGAACTACACACCCTACAAACTGGCGTTCAAACTGGCCCACAACGGCCAAGAGATGGACGAGCGCGAGGTGGAGCGCAACGCCGCGTTAAAAGGCATCATGGGCTGGGTGCGGCTGCACCCGTACAACATCGCCCAGAAGGTCGAAGTGGTGGTGGAACACTTCCGCGAATTTGTGTCCCCCTTGCTGCAGGGCAAGGCCAAAGCCATGGTGGTGGTGGGCAGCCGCCTGGAGGCGGTGCGCTGGCAACTGGCGGTGAGCAAGTACGTCAAGGAGCGCGGCTACGCCATTGGCACGCTGGTGGCGTTCTCAGGCGAGGTGAATGACAAAACCGCTGGTGAAGAACCCTTCACCGAAAACAGCAAGCTGCTGAACCCGCGTCTGTTGGGCCGCGACATCCGCGAAGCGTTCAAGGGCCATGAGTACCAGATCCTGCTGGTGGCCAACAAATTCCAGACCGGGTTTGACCAACCGCTGCTGTGTGGCATGTATGTGGACAAGCGCCTGGCGGGCATCCAGGCGGTGCAAACGCTGAGCCGCCTGAACCGCGCGCACCCGGGCAAAGACACCACCTATGTGCTGGACTTTGTCAACGACCCGGACGAGGTGCTGGCCGCCTTCAAGACCTACCACACCACCGCAGAACTCAGCGCCACCACCGACCCGAACCTGGTCTTTAACCTGCGCGCCAAGCTGGATGGCGCGGGGCACTACGACGACTTTGAGGTGGACCGTGTGGTGGCGGTGGAACTGAACCCCAACGCCAAACAGAGTGATCTGATCAAGGCGCTGGAGCCGGTGCAAGACCGGCTGATGAAACGCTACAAGGCAGCGCAGGCTGCACTGGCGGCGGCCAAAACCCATGCCGATGCCAGCGCCACCAAGGCGGCCCAGGACGAACTGGATGCGCTGGTGCTGTTCAAGGGCGATATGGGGGCGTATCTGCGGCTCTACACCTTCTTGTCGCAGATTTTTGATTACGGCAACACCGGGATTGAGAAACGCGCTATCTTCTTCAAACGTCTGCTGCCGCTACTGGAGTTTGGCCGTGAACGTGAAGGCATCGACCTGTCCAAGGTGGTGCTGACGCACCATCACCTCAAAGATCAGGGCAGCCGCGCCCTGCCCTTGTCGCAGGGCGAAACACCCAAGTTGGCGCCCATCACCGAGGCGGGTAGCGGCAGTGTGCAGGAGCAGCAAAAGGTCTACATGGCCGAGCTGATCAGCAAGCTCAATGACCTGTTTGGCAACGACACCAGCGAGCAGGACCAACTGCGTTATGTGAATGGCACCCTGCTGGGCAAGGTCAGCGAGTCCAAAACGCTGCAACAGCAAGCGGCCAACAACTCGAAAGAACAGTTTGCCAACTCACCTGACCTGCACACCGAGGTGCAAAACGCCATCATTGAGTCGTATGACGCACACACCATCATGAGCACCCAGGCGCTGAACTCGCCGATTGTGCTGCGCGGCATTCTGGATGTGTTGCTGAACCACTCGGGTTTGTATGAAACGCTGCGGAGACGGGCTTCGTTGGATCCACTGTCAACCCACTGA
- a CDS encoding cytochrome b: MTPTTTTHYDPLSRAFHWLTAIAVTIAFVLAPEGFGRLMRNGVDPATLSGIVWHETLGMVVFGLTVLRLLWVAVRPAAPQISMASWMHLASKAAHLALWALMLALPISAVLALGSEGHPLTLLGGLRVDQMPLIANSALADLADWGEVHETLGDAIMWLAGIHAVAAIYHHVILKDGVLKSMLPQRAVR; this comes from the coding sequence ATGACCCCTACAACCACCACCCATTACGACCCGCTGAGCCGGGCTTTCCACTGGCTTACCGCCATCGCGGTGACCATTGCCTTTGTGCTGGCGCCAGAAGGTTTTGGCCGCCTGATGCGCAACGGTGTTGACCCCGCCACCCTCAGCGGCATCGTCTGGCACGAAACCCTGGGCATGGTGGTGTTTGGTTTGACCGTGCTGCGCCTGTTGTGGGTGGCTGTGCGGCCCGCCGCACCCCAGATCAGCATGGCCAGCTGGATGCATCTGGCGTCCAAAGCGGCGCATCTGGCGCTGTGGGCGCTGATGCTGGCCCTGCCCATCTCTGCCGTGCTGGCGCTGGGCAGCGAAGGCCATCCGCTGACCCTGCTGGGTGGCTTGCGGGTTGATCAAATGCCCCTGATTGCCAACTCGGCTCTGGCCGATCTGGCCGACTGGGGTGAAGTGCATGAAACCCTGGGCGACGCCATCATGTGGCTGGCCGGTATCCATGCCGTGGCGGCGATTTACCACCACGTGATCCTCAAGGACGGCGTGCTCAAAAGCATGTTGCCCCAGCGGGCAGTGCGTTAA
- a CDS encoding amino acid ABC transporter ATP-binding protein, whose translation MDEVIRVKQLSKTFGSLAVLRGIDCAIQAKEVVCVIGPSGSGKSTFLRCLNGLEDASGGEVWVNNVAVHEPKTDIDALRSDIGMVFQRFNLFPHKTVLQNITLAPSKVRGLSEADAKARAVALLDKVGLIDKIDAYPNQLSGGQQQRVAIARALAMQPRIMLFDEPTSALDPEMVGEVLAVMQALADEGMTMVVVTHEMGFARQVADRVIFIDEGVIVEQGAPAELFDRPAEERTRRFLSKVL comes from the coding sequence ATGGACGAGGTGATTCGCGTTAAACAACTGAGCAAAACCTTTGGCAGCCTGGCGGTGTTGCGCGGCATCGACTGCGCCATCCAGGCCAAAGAGGTGGTGTGTGTGATCGGCCCCTCGGGCTCTGGCAAAAGCACGTTTTTGCGCTGCCTCAACGGCCTGGAAGACGCCAGTGGTGGTGAGGTCTGGGTCAATAACGTGGCGGTGCACGAGCCCAAAACCGACATCGACGCCCTGCGCTCCGACATCGGCATGGTGTTCCAGCGCTTTAACCTGTTCCCGCACAAAACGGTGCTGCAAAACATCACGCTGGCGCCGTCCAAGGTGCGCGGCTTGAGTGAGGCCGACGCCAAGGCCCGTGCCGTCGCCCTGCTGGACAAGGTGGGCCTGATCGACAAGATCGACGCCTACCCCAACCAGCTCTCGGGTGGCCAGCAGCAGCGTGTGGCGATTGCCAGGGCGCTGGCGATGCAGCCGCGCATCATGCTGTTTGATGAACCCACCTCGGCACTGGACCCCGAAATGGTGGGTGAAGTACTGGCGGTGATGCAGGCCCTGGCGGACGAGGGCATGACCATGGTGGTGGTCACCCACGAAATGGGTTTTGCGCGCCAGGTGGCAGACCGCGTGATCTTCATCGACGAAGGTGTGATCGTGGAACAGGGCGCGCCTGCCGAGCTGTTTGACCGCCCGGCCGAGGAACGCACCCGCCGTTTCCTGAGCAAGGTGTTGTGA
- a CDS encoding amino acid ABC transporter permease, which yields MDQVLWFGWFRADIIAEYAELFWHGLQMTVLVTVICIIQGTALGLAIGLARVADARHAPLRQLCRFALRWPSTVYVSFFRGTPLFVQILLMHFAVLPLFINPVDGILIDGDLARNLKQNYGAFLSGVAALTLNAGAYISEIFRAGIQSIDKGQVEASRSLGMSYGRTMYHVVLPQAFRRMLPPLGNNAISLLKDSSLISAIGLAELAYAARTVAGAYSRYWEPYLTISLMYWVLTLGLAYVVKRLEARYGRGDSR from the coding sequence ATGGATCAAGTTTTATGGTTCGGCTGGTTCCGCGCCGACATCATTGCGGAGTACGCCGAGCTGTTCTGGCATGGCCTGCAGATGACCGTGCTGGTCACGGTGATCTGCATCATCCAGGGCACAGCCCTGGGGCTGGCGATTGGGCTGGCGCGGGTGGCCGATGCGCGCCACGCGCCGCTGCGCCAGCTGTGCCGTTTTGCGCTGCGCTGGCCGTCTACGGTGTACGTGAGTTTCTTCCGTGGCACACCGCTGTTTGTGCAGATTCTGCTGATGCATTTTGCGGTGCTGCCGCTGTTCATCAACCCGGTGGACGGCATCCTGATCGACGGTGATCTGGCCAGAAACCTCAAGCAGAACTACGGTGCGTTCCTGTCCGGTGTGGCGGCTTTGACGCTCAATGCCGGTGCCTACATCTCCGAGATTTTCCGCGCCGGTATCCAGTCCATCGACAAGGGCCAGGTGGAGGCCTCGCGTTCACTGGGCATGAGTTATGGCCGCACGATGTACCACGTGGTGCTGCCGCAGGCGTTTCGGCGCATGTTGCCGCCGCTGGGCAACAACGCGATTTCGCTGCTGAAAGACTCGTCGCTGATCTCGGCGATTGGCCTGGCCGAACTGGCCTACGCTGCCCGCACGGTGGCGGGTGCTTACTCCCGCTACTGGGAGCCGTATCTGACGATTTCTCTGATGTATTGGGTGTTGACCCTGGGCCTGGCCTATGTGGTGAAGAGACTGGAGGCCCGTTATGGACGAGGTGATTCGCGTTAA
- a CDS encoding basic amino acid ABC transporter substrate-binding protein, which produces MNITKIVGLALTSVALCTPVIGSAQNKELVVASSATYRPFAYETPSKEIVGYDIDMIKAVAHKAGLQIKIVNTPWTGIFAALNNGDVDLVISGVTINDKRKQSYDFTAPYFEARQLIAVPSNSTAKGLKDLAGKKIGVVTGSTADDMSSREFGKTNPDIRRFESTPVVISELVNNGLDAAMGDNGVIAFRVQEHKGLKTVADASFPKEYFGIVVKQGNKALLDKLNAGLAAVKADGSYAQIYKKWFQAEAPALPAQ; this is translated from the coding sequence ATGAACATCACAAAGATCGTTGGTTTGGCGTTGACTTCCGTGGCCCTGTGCACACCGGTGATTGGCTCGGCGCAAAACAAGGAGCTGGTGGTGGCCTCCAGCGCCACCTACCGCCCGTTTGCTTATGAAACCCCCAGCAAGGAAATCGTGGGTTACGACATCGACATGATCAAGGCCGTGGCACACAAGGCTGGCTTGCAGATCAAGATCGTCAACACCCCCTGGACCGGCATTTTTGCTGCGCTCAACAACGGTGATGTGGATCTGGTGATCTCTGGCGTCACCATCAACGACAAGCGCAAACAGTCTTACGACTTCACCGCCCCCTACTTTGAAGCGCGCCAGCTCATTGCGGTGCCCAGCAACAGCACCGCCAAAGGCCTGAAAGACCTGGCTGGCAAGAAGATTGGTGTGGTCACCGGCAGCACCGCTGACGACATGAGCTCGCGCGAGTTTGGCAAAACCAACCCTGACATCCGCCGTTTTGAGAGCACCCCGGTGGTCATCAGCGAGCTGGTCAACAACGGCCTGGACGCCGCCATGGGTGACAACGGTGTGATCGCCTTCCGCGTGCAAGAGCACAAGGGCCTCAAAACCGTGGCTGACGCCAGCTTCCCCAAGGAATACTTCGGTATTGTGGTGAAACAGGGCAACAAGGCTTTGCTCGACAAGCTCAACGCCGGTCTGGCCGCTGTGAAGGCCGATGGCAGCTACGCCCAGATCTACAAGAAGTGGTTCCAGGCTGAAGCACCTGCGCTGCCCGCGCAATAA